One segment of Pseudomonas pohangensis DNA contains the following:
- a CDS encoding GMC family oxidoreductase, with amino-acid sequence MFDYDYLIIGSGFGGSVSALRLAEKGWQVAVVEQGRRIGRPEIEAGKRSLRQLMWLPKLGLRGYFVQHLFRHVAIVGGVGVGGGSIVWAAVMLEPKESFYNDPRLQALGLDLKSELAAHLKTARRMLGVTLNPRQSEQDEFLRQTAQRMGVAGTFGAVPNAVYFGEPGVTASDPFFGGEGPAREGCTFCGGCLTGCPTGAKNSLYWNYLYLAEKRGVNILSESKAERIEPLAGGGYRVSLIDAVSGRLLRSLTTRNLVLSAGVVGTLELLYKNRDTYRSLPGVSATLGQVVRTNSEAVTAVLHPPGSDMTNGTAISTDFHPDPFTHATQNRFDRGYRFMRGYMGPLVDDPLPWRRALKTIGAILSSPRLLLSNLLARDWEKRITTFTIMQDLDNHIGLQYRRPWYWPFSRKLVSVANPGHAAPSYLPIANRLTREYAAISGGTPMNITLESIGGLSTTAHILSGCPMGQSAADGVIGTDHQVHGHPGLFVVDGASIPGNIGVNPSLTITAMAERFAALQPSREEPHV; translated from the coding sequence ATGTTCGATTACGACTACCTGATTATCGGCTCCGGCTTCGGCGGTTCCGTCTCGGCGTTACGTCTGGCGGAAAAAGGCTGGCAGGTCGCCGTGGTCGAACAGGGCCGGCGTATCGGCCGCCCGGAAATCGAGGCCGGCAAGCGCAGCCTGCGCCAGCTGATGTGGCTGCCCAAGCTGGGGTTGCGCGGTTACTTCGTGCAGCACCTGTTCCGCCATGTGGCGATTGTCGGCGGCGTGGGTGTCGGTGGCGGCAGCATTGTCTGGGCGGCAGTGATGCTGGAGCCCAAGGAATCGTTCTACAACGATCCCCGCCTGCAGGCGCTGGGCCTCGACCTGAAAAGCGAACTGGCAGCACACCTGAAAACCGCCCGACGCATGCTCGGCGTCACCCTCAATCCGCGCCAGAGCGAACAGGATGAGTTCCTGCGCCAGACTGCCCAACGCATGGGTGTGGCCGGGACCTTCGGCGCAGTACCCAATGCCGTGTATTTCGGTGAACCCGGCGTCACCGCATCCGACCCTTTCTTCGGCGGCGAAGGCCCGGCCCGTGAAGGCTGCACTTTCTGCGGCGGCTGTCTGACCGGCTGCCCGACCGGCGCGAAAAACAGCTTGTACTGGAACTACCTGTACCTGGCCGAGAAGCGCGGAGTGAATATCCTCAGCGAAAGCAAGGCCGAGCGCATCGAACCGCTGGCCGGAGGCGGCTATCGCGTCAGCCTGATCGATGCAGTGAGTGGTCGTCTGCTGCGCAGCCTGACCACCCGCAACCTGGTGCTCTCGGCCGGCGTGGTCGGCACCCTGGAGCTGCTCTACAAGAACCGCGACACCTACCGCAGCCTGCCCGGGGTCTCCGCCACCCTCGGTCAGGTGGTACGGACCAACTCCGAAGCGGTGACCGCCGTACTGCACCCGCCCGGCAGCGACATGACCAACGGAACAGCCATTTCCACCGACTTCCATCCCGACCCGTTCACCCACGCTACGCAGAACCGCTTCGACCGTGGCTACCGCTTCATGCGCGGTTATATGGGCCCGCTGGTGGATGATCCGCTGCCCTGGCGACGGGCGCTGAAAACCATCGGCGCCATCCTCAGCTCACCGCGCCTGCTGCTGAGCAACCTGTTGGCCAGGGACTGGGAGAAGCGCATCACCACCTTCACCATCATGCAGGATCTGGACAATCACATCGGCCTGCAGTATCGCCGCCCCTGGTACTGGCCATTCAGCCGGAAACTGGTCAGCGTCGCCAACCCCGGCCACGCAGCGCCGAGCTACCTGCCGATTGCCAACCGGCTGACCCGTGAGTACGCAGCCATCAGCGGTGGCACACCAATGAATATCACCCTGGAGTCCATTGGTGGCCTGTCCACCACCGCGCACATTCTCAGTGGCTGCCCGATGGGGCAGTCAGCTGCGGACGGCGTGATCGGCACCGACCATCAGGTGCATGGCCATCCGGGCCTGTTCGTGGTCGATGGTGCAAGCATTCCCGGCAATATCGGCGTCAACCCGAGCCTGACCATCACCGCCATGGCCGAACGCTTTGCCGCGTTGCAGCCGTCCAGAGAGGAACCCCATGTTTAA
- a CDS encoding TetR/AcrR family transcriptional regulator, translating to MKVAGTGPVAAPRRRKPGRPRADELQGEGLREGVIEAAARVYGNHGFRGASVELIAREAGISRPLFYRLFKDRREVIDVVVARANDDLREAVMQAILPQKQLLPMLSATIDAYFDWCRSHAAIVGSIYREVHDPESPASIHQKKIVDDMARLVREKAEERGSQPLHPLMMETLIRAVEYVGSVSFWPEPPADEVLARNRAVIVRIVLAAVASSTDQPGVPCLESVLA from the coding sequence GTGAAGGTTGCAGGTACTGGTCCGGTTGCTGCGCCCCGTCGCAGGAAACCGGGGCGGCCACGGGCCGACGAGTTGCAGGGCGAAGGCCTGCGCGAGGGTGTGATCGAGGCGGCAGCGCGGGTTTATGGCAACCACGGCTTTCGTGGAGCATCAGTCGAACTGATTGCACGGGAAGCAGGTATTTCGCGGCCGCTGTTTTATCGTTTGTTCAAGGATCGCCGCGAGGTCATTGACGTGGTGGTGGCCCGGGCCAACGATGATCTGCGCGAGGCGGTGATGCAGGCAATCCTGCCGCAGAAACAACTGCTGCCGATGCTCTCGGCCACAATCGATGCGTATTTTGACTGGTGTCGTTCGCATGCGGCCATCGTCGGTTCGATTTACCGCGAAGTACATGATCCCGAGTCGCCGGCAAGCATCCATCAGAAGAAAATTGTGGATGACATGGCCCGGCTGGTCAGGGAAAAGGCAGAAGAACGCGGTAGCCAGCCATTGCATCCACTGATGATGGAAACCCTGATCCGGGCGGTCGAATACGTTGGCAGCGTGAGCTTCTGGCCGGAGCCGCCCGCTGATGAAGTACTGGCGCGTAATCGTGCAGTCATCGTGCGTATCGTGCTTGCAGCAGTGGCCAGTTCGACCGACCAGCCTGGTGTGCCGTGCCTGGAGTCGGTGCTGGCCTGA
- a CDS encoding coniferyl aldehyde dehydrogenase, producing MNTLTSAIELSMPEEFQSVFNAQQEAYKKHMNPTLEERQADLRTLHRMIVENADAIIEAINKDYGCRCTFETKFTEIFMAQDAALDAVKKVKKWIKPQRRHLDPTQFPLAKAWTFPQPVGVIGIVVPWNFPLAMAIQPLICAFAAGNRAMIKMSENSNNLALLLKKVSVNYFPLDKLAFFEDGDGRGPVFTTLAFDHIFFTGSPQTGKAVMANAAKNLTPVTLELGGKSPAIVAQDYSAKTAAERVMWAKMLNAGQICTNVDYLLLPENKLEEFVSEARVLFNKRIADINSGDYTAVIDQRSYDRLEETLADAVAKGAKVIDLYQGPAPKEGMRLMPTRLVLNVTDDMLIMQREIFGPLLPIRTYQTKEEATQYINDRPRPLALYVYSNDKALQDYYLNNTISGGVGINESVIQAGLHDLPFGGSGNSGMGHYHSKEGFLTFSKLRPVFKQGGIRGLDLFLPPYAGWSTRILNFMMKLKS from the coding sequence ATGAACACCCTCACCAGCGCCATCGAACTCAGCATGCCCGAGGAATTCCAGAGCGTATTCAACGCCCAGCAGGAAGCCTACAAAAAACATATGAACCCGACCCTCGAAGAGCGTCAGGCTGACTTGCGTACCCTGCACCGGATGATTGTGGAAAACGCCGACGCGATCATCGAGGCCATCAACAAGGACTACGGCTGCCGCTGCACCTTCGAAACCAAGTTCACCGAAATCTTCATGGCTCAGGATGCGGCGCTGGATGCGGTGAAGAAAGTCAAGAAGTGGATCAAACCGCAGCGACGCCATCTGGACCCCACCCAGTTCCCGCTGGCCAAGGCCTGGACCTTCCCGCAGCCGGTCGGCGTGATCGGCATCGTGGTGCCGTGGAACTTCCCGCTGGCCATGGCCATCCAGCCGCTGATCTGCGCCTTTGCCGCCGGCAACCGGGCCATGATCAAGATGTCGGAAAACTCCAACAATCTGGCCCTGCTGCTGAAAAAGGTTTCGGTCAATTACTTCCCGCTCGACAAGCTGGCGTTCTTTGAAGATGGCGATGGCCGTGGCCCGGTGTTCACCACCCTGGCTTTCGACCATATCTTCTTCACCGGCTCACCGCAGACCGGCAAGGCCGTCATGGCCAATGCCGCGAAGAACCTGACTCCGGTCACCCTGGAACTGGGCGGCAAGTCTCCGGCCATTGTCGCCCAGGACTATTCGGCCAAGACCGCCGCCGAGCGGGTGATGTGGGCCAAGATGCTGAATGCCGGACAGATCTGCACCAACGTCGACTACCTGTTGCTGCCGGAGAACAAGCTCGAGGAATTCGTCAGTGAAGCCCGCGTCCTGTTCAACAAGCGCATTGCCGACATCAACAGCGGTGACTACACCGCCGTCATCGACCAGCGTTCTTATGATCGTCTGGAAGAAACCCTGGCCGACGCCGTGGCCAAGGGTGCCAAGGTTATCGATCTTTATCAGGGCCCGGCGCCAAAAGAAGGTATGCGCCTGATGCCGACCCGTCTGGTGCTGAATGTCACCGATGACATGCTGATCATGCAGCGCGAAATCTTCGGCCCGCTGCTGCCGATCCGCACCTACCAGACCAAGGAAGAAGCCACCCAGTACATCAATGACCGCCCGCGTCCGCTGGCGCTGTACGTCTACAGCAACGACAAGGCGCTGCAGGACTACTACCTGAACAACACCATCTCCGGTGGCGTCGGCATCAACGAGTCGGTGATTCAGGCCGGCCTGCACGACCTGCCCTTCGGCGGTTCGGGCAACAGCGGCATGGGCCACTACCACAGCAAGGAAGGTTTCCTGACCTTCTCCAAGCTGCGCCCGGTATTCAAGCAGGGCGGCATACGCGGCCTTGACCTGTTCCTGCCACCCTATGCCGGCTGGTCGACCCGTATCCTCAACTTCATGATGAAACTGAAGAGCTGA
- a CDS encoding VTT domain-containing protein — protein sequence MRKYRQPLLVLLFLGLMLAAFQLSGLRAHFDLAFLRQHLLENWFSGLLLFIALFALGNLIHIPGWIFLAAAVLALGRTWGGLATYLAAAISCCLTFFTIRWLGGDALRLLKNRFAIRLLSHLDERPVRSIFLLRCLLQTAPPLNYALAMSGVKFRQYLLGTLLGLPVPITLYCVFFDYLVKALKLAA from the coding sequence TTGCGCAAATACCGTCAGCCACTACTGGTGCTGTTGTTTCTGGGACTGATGCTGGCGGCATTTCAGCTGTCGGGCTTGCGCGCTCATTTTGATCTGGCGTTCCTGCGCCAGCATTTGCTGGAAAACTGGTTCAGCGGCCTGCTGTTATTCATCGCGCTGTTCGCCCTGGGCAATCTGATCCATATACCCGGCTGGATCTTTCTCGCCGCAGCAGTGCTCGCCCTCGGGCGCACCTGGGGTGGGCTGGCCACCTATCTGGCAGCGGCCATTTCCTGCTGCCTGACCTTTTTCACCATTCGCTGGCTCGGTGGTGATGCCTTGCGCCTGTTGAAAAACCGCTTCGCCATCCGCCTGCTCAGTCATCTGGATGAACGTCCGGTGCGCAGCATCTTCCTGTTGCGCTGCCTGCTGCAGACGGCGCCGCCGCTCAACTACGCACTGGCGATGTCCGGGGTGAAGTTTCGCCAGTATCTGCTCGGCACCCTGCTCGGTCTGCCAGTGCCGATAACGCTGTACTGCGTATTTTTCGATTACCTGGTCAAGGCCCTGAAACTGGCCGCTTGA
- a CDS encoding DUF1993 domain-containing protein, protein MAITLYAASVPVFKQMLGSLRDILHKTEVHRAENNIEASALLQARLFPDMFALTRQVQIACDFARGITSRLAGVEVPKYDDNEQTFADLHELLDKTLAYLDSFTPEQINGQEQREIITRPGTPKERRFNGQDYLLSYGIPQFFFHVSTSYAILRHSGIAVGKRDYMGNY, encoded by the coding sequence ATGGCCATTACCCTGTATGCCGCATCAGTACCCGTGTTCAAGCAAATGCTTGGCAGCCTGAGAGATATCCTGCACAAGACCGAAGTACACCGTGCGGAAAACAATATCGAGGCCAGCGCCCTGCTCCAGGCGCGACTGTTTCCGGACATGTTCGCCCTGACCCGCCAGGTGCAGATTGCCTGCGATTTCGCCCGTGGCATCACCTCGCGGCTGGCCGGCGTCGAAGTGCCCAAGTATGACGACAACGAGCAGACTTTCGCCGACCTCCACGAGTTGCTGGACAAAACCCTGGCCTACCTCGACAGCTTCACTCCCGAGCAGATCAACGGCCAGGAACAGCGCGAAATCATCACCCGCCCCGGCACGCCGAAAGAACGCCGCTTCAACGGCCAGGACTACCTGCTCAGCTACGGCATCCCGCAGTTCTTTTTCCACGTCAGCACCAGCTACGCGATCCTGCGCCACAGCGGCATCGCCGTCGGCAAGCGCGACTACATGGGCAATTATTGA